A region of Mastacembelus armatus unplaced genomic scaffold, fMasArm1.2, whole genome shotgun sequence DNA encodes the following proteins:
- the LOC113132376 gene encoding alpha-lactalbumin-like — translation MEDGDSSREGRGKRKQKKPWSLGLYGLFQLSDGYFCDSGYRWSRNKCGTACSAFTDDNILDDIACLVKTDYWKFILKEASLVCLRTRNFFSECK, via the exons ATGGAGGATGGAGACAGTAGTCGTGAGGGCCGTGGAAAACGTAAGCAGAAGAAGCCCTGGTCCCTGGGCCTTTATGGGCTTTTCCAGCTGTCAGACGGCTACTTCTGTGACTCAGGTTATCGCTGGTCCAGGAATAAGTGTGGAACAGCCTGCAGTG CCTTCACCGACGACAACATACTGGATGACATTGCTTGCTTGGTGAAGACTGATTACTGGAA GTTCATCTTGAAGGAGGCTTCTCTCGTGTGTCTCCGCACACGGAACTTCTTCAGTGAATGTAAATGA